In Brassica oleracea var. oleracea cultivar TO1000 unplaced genomic scaffold, BOL UnpScaffold03175, whole genome shotgun sequence, the sequence GGTCATCACCTATAGTTGAGTGAGTTTTGCCTCTGTATGTACTCAGGTCAATTTCCTCGGCTAACTTGTTGCTGGGGACCACCATACATTGGATACCCTCCATAAGGTGCAACTGCATACATTCTCGGGTCATGAGGTTGCGGTACCATGTATCCATACCCATTGTAATGCTGTCCTCCATAGTATGCCCCAAACCATTGGTTTCCATAGTTATATCTAGGCTGAAACAcaataaaaaccattaaaatcaAAGAGGATTTATAGCTTTATTGAAACCTTACTgccaaaaaaacacttttagttatattaaaaagtaagtGTTTATCATTTTTAGTTAATACATAAAGAGTCCGAgctttcaaaacaaaacaaaaattaaaccaaatacACAACCTTATAATGTATTATCAGTGCAACGTTGATGATTTAAACCGGAAAACAAAGTTCATCTCATATTGGGATCACATAAGTGTACTAACATAAGGAAAATCTTTATAATAGAAAAGAGAAAATTTTGGATTTACCAGCTTATTTTGTCCCCAAGCAAGCCGAACTCTACGGTTTTGAATTACAGTCCCATTTAGTTTCTTCAAAGCCTCCTCTGCATTTTGTCTGCAAGCAAATTATCAAATATGACTACAGCGAGATGGTGACAAAGAAACATCTATATAATTACTTAAATCATGGTTTACTATCTTAGTTAAGGTATAGTATGTTACCTATTAACAAATTGAACAAATCCACATTCTTTGCCAAGAGGAATATTGACAGAGACTATTTCCCCATACGCAGAGAAAGGTTGCTTTAGATCTTCGCTAGTGACACTAGAGTCGAGTCCTCCGACAAATAtctacattatatattaatgggaaacaaacaaaaaataaac encodes:
- the LOC106321824 gene encoding polyadenylate-binding protein RBP47C-like — protein: MAGMYMINDAISYPAGDATIFVGGLDSSVTSEDLKQPFSAYGEIVSVNIPLGKECGFVQFVNRQNAEEALKKLNGTVIQNRRVRLAWGQNKLPRYNYGNQWFGAYYGGQHYNGYGYMVPQPHDPRMYAVAPYGGYPMYGGPQQQVSRGN